The Sandaracinus amylolyticus genomic interval GAACGAGGCGCTCCCCGCGCTGATGCGCGCCGCGACGCGCGAAGATCGGTTCGACGCGGTGCTCGACGAGACGATCGCGTTCTTCGCCGAGGATCCCGATCGCGCGCGCTTGCTGCTGCGCGAGGCGCTCGATCGACCCGACGCGATGCGCGCGCTGCTCGCGACGTACGCGTCGCCGTGGATGGCGGTGGTGACCGAGTCGATCCAGCGCGGGCAGAGCGCGGGCGCGCTGCGCGCCGACGTCGATCCCGAGGCCTACGTCGTGATGGTCATCCACCTCGTGATCGGAAACGTCGCGACGACCGGCACGGTGTCGATGCTCGCCGCCGCGCGCGGGAGCAACGGGGCGCGGAGCGCGGGGACGAAGCT includes:
- a CDS encoding TetR/AcrR family transcriptional regulator, with the translated sequence MAAPASRRTSAPKKPDAKPRPEPDARDRILRAATKLIAQKGLDATSLQDIADAVGMRKPSLLWHFASKDELHRAVLDALLSRWNEALPALMRAATREDRFDAVLDETIAFFAEDPDRARLLLREALDRPDAMRALLATYASPWMAVVTESIQRGQSAGALRADVDPEAYVVMVIHLVIGNVATTGTVSMLAAARGSNGARSAGTKLPARIANEIKRVARAALMAD